One genomic window of Mus musculus strain C57BL/6J chromosome 4, GRCm38.p6 C57BL/6J includes the following:
- the Nadk gene encoding NAD kinase isoform 1 (isoform 1 is encoded by transcript variant 2), whose protein sequence is MEMEQEKMNLSQELSADSASYNCSACHGDETWSYNHPIRGRAKSRSLSASPALGSTKEFRRTRSLHGPCPVTTFGPKACVLQNPQTIMHIQDPASQRLTWNKSPKSVLVIKKIRDASLLQPFKELCIYLMEENNMIVYVEKKVLEDPAIVSDENFGPVKKKFCTFREDYDDISNQIDFIICLGGDGTLLYASSLFQGSVPPVMAFHLGSLGFLTPFNFENFQSQVNQVIEGNAAVILRSRLKVRVVKEPRDKKTAIHNGLSENGLDTEGGKQAMQYQVLNEVVIDRGPSSYLSNVDVYLDGHLITTVQGDGVIVSTPTGSTAYAAAAGASMVHPNVPAIMVTPICPHSLSFRPIVVPAGVELKIMLSPEARNTAWVSFDGRKRQEIRHGDSISITTSCYPLPSICVCDPVSDWFESLAQCLHWNVRKKQAHFPEDEEDS, encoded by the exons ATGGAAATGGAACAAGAAAAGATGAACCTGAGTCAGGAGCTGAGTGCCGACTCAGCCTCCTACAACTGCTCAGCATGTCATGGGGATGAGACCTGGAGCTACAATCACCCTATCCGGGGCCGGGCCAAGTCTCGGAGCCTGTCAGCCTCACCTGCCCTAGGCAGCACCAAGGAGTTCAG GAGGACCCGCTCTCTCCATGGACCGTGCCCAGTGACAACATTTGGACCAAAGGCCTGCGTGCTGCAGAACCCGCAGACCATCAT GCACATCCAGGACCCTGCAAGTCAACGGTTGACATGGAACAAGTCTCCCAAGAGTGTGCTTGTCATCAAAAAGATCCGAGATGCCAGCTTACTGCAGCCCTTCAAAGAGCTCTGCATATACCTCATGGAG GAAAACAACATGATCGTGTATGTGGAAAAGAAAGTTCTGGAAGACCCTGCTATAGTGAGTGATGAAAACTTTGGACCAGTGAAGAAGAAGTTCTGCACGTTCCGTGAAG ACTATGATGACATTTCCAACCAGATAGACTTCATCATATGCCTTGGAGGAGATGGCACCTTGCTCTATGCCTCCTCACTTTTCCAG GGCAGTGTGCCTCCTGTCATGGCCTTCCACCTTGGATCCCTGGGCTTTCTGACCCCCTTCAACTTTGAGAACTTCCAATCCCAAGTGAATCAGGTGATAGAGG GGAATGCCGCTGTCATCCTGAGGAGCCGGCTGAAGGTCAGGGTGGTGAAAGAGCCCAGAGACAAGAAGACAGCCATCCACAACGGCCTCAGTGAAAATGGTCTGGACACAGAGGGCGGAAAACAGGCTATGCAATACCAG GTCTTAAATGAAGTGGTGATCGACAGAGGCCCCTCCTCATATCTGTCCAACGTGGATGTCTACCTGGATGGACACCTTATCACTACTGTGCAGGGCGATG GAGTGATCGTGTCCACCCCGACGGGCAGCACAGCATATGCAGCTGCAGCCGGGGCCTCCATGGTCCACCCCAACGTGCCGGCCATCATGGTTACACCCATCTGCCCCCACTCGCTGTCATTCCGGCCTATCGTGGTCCCTGCAGGGGTCGAGCTGAAG ATTATGCTGTCACCGGAAGCCAGGAACACGGCATGGGTGTCTTTTGATGGACGGAAGAGACAGGAAATCCGCCATGGAGACAG CATCAGCATTACCACCTCCTGCTACCCGCTGCCCTCCATCTGTGTGTGCGACCCTGTGAGTGACTGGTTCGAGAGCCTTGCCCAGTGTCTGCACTGGAATGTTCGAAAGAAGCAAGCTCACTTTCCAGAGGATGAGGAGGACAGctag
- the Nadk gene encoding NAD kinase isoform X2 — MEMEQEKMNLSQELSADSASYNCSACHGDETWSYNHPIRGRAKSRSLSASPALGSTKEFRRTRSLHGPCPVTTFGPKACVLQNPQTIMHIQDPASQRLTWNKSPKSVLVIKKIRDASLLQPFKELCIYLMEENNMIVYVEKKVLEDPAIVSDENFGPVKKKFCTFREDYDDISNQIDFIICLGGDGTLLYASSLFQGSVPPVMAFHLGSLGFLTPFNFENFQSQVNQVIEGNAAVILRSRLKVRVVKEPRDKKTAIHNGLSENGLDTEGGKQAMQYQVLNEVVIDRGPSSYLSNVDVYLDGHLITTVQGDDYAVTGSQEHGMGVF, encoded by the exons ATGGAAATGGAACAAGAAAAGATGAACCTGAGTCAGGAGCTGAGTGCCGACTCAGCCTCCTACAACTGCTCAGCATGTCATGGGGATGAGACCTGGAGCTACAATCACCCTATCCGGGGCCGGGCCAAGTCTCGGAGCCTGTCAGCCTCACCTGCCCTAGGCAGCACCAAGGAGTTCAG GAGGACCCGCTCTCTCCATGGACCGTGCCCAGTGACAACATTTGGACCAAAGGCCTGCGTGCTGCAGAACCCGCAGACCATCAT GCACATCCAGGACCCTGCAAGTCAACGGTTGACATGGAACAAGTCTCCCAAGAGTGTGCTTGTCATCAAAAAGATCCGAGATGCCAGCTTACTGCAGCCCTTCAAAGAGCTCTGCATATACCTCATGGAG GAAAACAACATGATCGTGTATGTGGAAAAGAAAGTTCTGGAAGACCCTGCTATAGTGAGTGATGAAAACTTTGGACCAGTGAAGAAGAAGTTCTGCACGTTCCGTGAAG ACTATGATGACATTTCCAACCAGATAGACTTCATCATATGCCTTGGAGGAGATGGCACCTTGCTCTATGCCTCCTCACTTTTCCAG GGCAGTGTGCCTCCTGTCATGGCCTTCCACCTTGGATCCCTGGGCTTTCTGACCCCCTTCAACTTTGAGAACTTCCAATCCCAAGTGAATCAGGTGATAGAGG GGAATGCCGCTGTCATCCTGAGGAGCCGGCTGAAGGTCAGGGTGGTGAAAGAGCCCAGAGACAAGAAGACAGCCATCCACAACGGCCTCAGTGAAAATGGTCTGGACACAGAGGGCGGAAAACAGGCTATGCAATACCAG GTCTTAAATGAAGTGGTGATCGACAGAGGCCCCTCCTCATATCTGTCCAACGTGGATGTCTACCTGGATGGACACCTTATCACTACTGTGCAGGGCGATG ATTATGCTGTCACCGGAAGCCAGGAACACGGCATGGGTGTCTTTTGA
- the Nadk gene encoding NAD kinase isoform 2 (isoform 2 is encoded by transcript variant 3), translated as MHIQDPASQRLTWNKSPKSVLVIKKIRDASLLQPFKELCIYLMEENNMIVYVEKKVLEDPAIVSDENFGPVKKKFCTFREDYDDISNQIDFIICLGGDGTLLYASSLFQGSVPPVMAFHLGSLGFLTPFNFENFQSQVNQVIEGNAAVILRSRLKVRVVKEPRDKKTAIHNGLSENGLDTEGGKQAMQYQVLNEVVIDRGPSSYLSNVDVYLDGHLITTVQGDGVIVSTPTGSTAYAAAAGASMVHPNVPAIMVTPICPHSLSFRPIVVPAGVELKIMLSPEARNTAWVSFDGRKRQEIRHGDSISITTSCYPLPSICVCDPVSDWFESLAQCLHWNVRKKQAHFPEDEEDS; from the exons AT GCACATCCAGGACCCTGCAAGTCAACGGTTGACATGGAACAAGTCTCCCAAGAGTGTGCTTGTCATCAAAAAGATCCGAGATGCCAGCTTACTGCAGCCCTTCAAAGAGCTCTGCATATACCTCATGGAG GAAAACAACATGATCGTGTATGTGGAAAAGAAAGTTCTGGAAGACCCTGCTATAGTGAGTGATGAAAACTTTGGACCAGTGAAGAAGAAGTTCTGCACGTTCCGTGAAG ACTATGATGACATTTCCAACCAGATAGACTTCATCATATGCCTTGGAGGAGATGGCACCTTGCTCTATGCCTCCTCACTTTTCCAG GGCAGTGTGCCTCCTGTCATGGCCTTCCACCTTGGATCCCTGGGCTTTCTGACCCCCTTCAACTTTGAGAACTTCCAATCCCAAGTGAATCAGGTGATAGAGG GGAATGCCGCTGTCATCCTGAGGAGCCGGCTGAAGGTCAGGGTGGTGAAAGAGCCCAGAGACAAGAAGACAGCCATCCACAACGGCCTCAGTGAAAATGGTCTGGACACAGAGGGCGGAAAACAGGCTATGCAATACCAG GTCTTAAATGAAGTGGTGATCGACAGAGGCCCCTCCTCATATCTGTCCAACGTGGATGTCTACCTGGATGGACACCTTATCACTACTGTGCAGGGCGATG GAGTGATCGTGTCCACCCCGACGGGCAGCACAGCATATGCAGCTGCAGCCGGGGCCTCCATGGTCCACCCCAACGTGCCGGCCATCATGGTTACACCCATCTGCCCCCACTCGCTGTCATTCCGGCCTATCGTGGTCCCTGCAGGGGTCGAGCTGAAG ATTATGCTGTCACCGGAAGCCAGGAACACGGCATGGGTGTCTTTTGATGGACGGAAGAGACAGGAAATCCGCCATGGAGACAG CATCAGCATTACCACCTCCTGCTACCCGCTGCCCTCCATCTGTGTGTGCGACCCTGTGAGTGACTGGTTCGAGAGCCTTGCCCAGTGTCTGCACTGGAATGTTCGAAAGAAGCAAGCTCACTTTCCAGAGGATGAGGAGGACAGctag